A stretch of DNA from Lentibacillus cibarius:
TGATCCTGAACATTGGGCAATTCATTATAGAGAATGCTTATATTTTCCTTTTCATCTACTAAATGAAGAATTGAAGAGCTAAAAAAGTGCATGTTGTCTTCTTCTCGGAATTCAGCATCAAATACATATGCCTTTCTAGGGTTTAAATCATTAACTTCAAAACTTTTTTGATTTTGCATAGTTGCAATAAGATTTTTAAAAGGCTCCTTTTCGTATAGTTCATTGAGCTTTTGATTTAATTCCTTTCCTCGTAAGTGTTTTCCATCAATCAAATTTCCAATCACCTTAAATCATCCTTTCTTATTTGTACATACTGTTAACACTAAGTCCAATTGTCTCCACTACATCCACATTCTCCGAATTCCCAAAGTTCACCTGACACATGATAATAAGTTGCTAAACAGCCTCGTAAATGACAACAGTCACGGCTTGATGAACACATACCACCTGATGTTTTTGCTTTTTTAGAAACATTTTTTTTATTCTGTTCACTTTTCATTTTAACCCTCCTTTGATTGGTTTTTTGGAGGTGGCACTCGGGATCGAACCGAGGATTAAGGTTTTGCAGACCTTTGCCTTAACCGCTTGGCTATGCCACCAAATGCTGTGTGTTACATAAAGAGTTATGAAGGGGCTAAAAAACAACCACTTTTCAATATTTTTGTTAAAAATTTTATCCCACAGCTTTTAAAATACTTTTAGCAATGGCTGTACTTAATTCCCTCACAAAGGAGGGCTGCTTTAAATGCCACGTATCCACCGCCGAATCCAGAAATAAGTTTTCCAGCAGAATGGCCGGCATGTCGGTTTCTCGAAGAACCGAAAAATCGGCTTCTTTTTTGCCTCTGTCCCGTAGACTATACGAAGCATAAAACTCCATGATAGATGCGTGTATGATACGCTGAATGTCGCCGGTTTTGGTATGGCGGAATCCTGGATAAATATAACTCTCGAACCCTTCTCCTCCACCGGCGTTATGATGGAAAGATACAAACAGATCGGCATTATGAGCATTGGCCATGCTGGTTCGCTCGCTTAGTCCCACAAAAGTATCCTCCGTCCTGACGTTCCGGGGTCATATCCTCCGTGGCCGGCATCCAACACAATCACTGTCATAAAAACACCTCCCTTTTTTCTTATAAAGAAAAGGAAGGAGGCAAAATATCAACCGTTTATTCCTTTTTTTCCTGTTCATCTGCTACAAAAGCATCGCCACAAGGTACGGTCAGTTCCCGAGAGAAAGCGAAGCCGTTATCAGCGAGTTCAGCCTGTATGGCTTTGATCTTTTTAGCTAATAACACGCACATATCCTGATAAAATGCCTCATCTTCCCGGGAACAAGAGTCCAAATGCTTGGCCATGGTTAGATAAGTCGTTAATATACGATAATAGCGTTGAATGGCTTGTTCATGACAAATCATCTTCTTTTCCCCTTTCTCATTTCCTATGGTTTCGAATCAGTTCTTTCAGTTCGTCCAGCGTATCGGATAAGTTATTGATCTTCTTTTCAAAACGCAGCAACAAGTAAGCTGCAATAAAAATAGGGAACCCCACATTTTCCAATAAGGACGTCCAAGCCGATAAGTCAGTCGACATCATTGATTCCTTCTTTGGACGGAAATTCCCATGCCGCCACCTTTTTCCGAGGCCGTTTCATTACCCAGTCATGACATTGCATAGGTGCTTCCTCCTTTCTTATCTAAAGAAGCAAAAAGACGTTCAAAATCAACCTTTTTTCAAAAAATCCTGTATCCGAACATAAACAAATGCTAATATAGATTTATAGAACGTTTGTTCCCTTTTTTTCGATAAGTGGTTTATTTTTGGGACTTTCATGTCTCTTTAAATCATGAGGTGATATGTGTGAAGGAAAACGACGAGCGATGTCATGAGAAATGCCTAGCATTCCGGCAGAACCATCCTGAATTCTTTCAGCAGCCGATCATTCAATCGTTTTTACAGGACGAAACCCATTACAAACTTGTGAAACGGGCTATCTGTTCACCGACTCAGCAAAACATGAAACAAGTGAACGAGGCGTTCCAGACGTTTTATAAACATGTGAAAACGCTGACGTATTTATCGAATGTCATTCACTATAATGCGATGAACTTTGATAAAGCCAAGAAAAAACATCGCTATCGCGAAACCTTAACATTGGATCAACCATTGCATGAGGAAAACGATGGGGCTACACACAAGGACATGCTTTACCAGTCATCGCCGGATATCGCCGACATGATTGCCTGTGAGACAGTGACGGACTGTGTGGAAGACCCCCAATTATATCAAGCCATCGAAACCCTGACGCCCAAACAGAAAAGCATTTTAACGCACAAATACGTGCATGGCGTACAAAACAACAACATAGCTGATTTATTCAACGATTCACCGCAAAACGTATCCAAGTTGCATCGAAAAGCACTGCAAAAACTAGAAAACCATCTAAAAAAGGAGCAAGATGGCCATGACAACAGCTGACGTGGAACAAGCTTTAAAAACGTTGGAGCCTAAAATCCAAAAGTCGCTCCATCAAACCGAACAACAGAACCGAGAGGATCTGGAACAGGAGCTAAAAACGAAAATCACGGAATGCTTCTACAATGATGTTTTTGAACAGGCGCCGGGATTTTGGGAGTTTGCCGAGCAATTTGATTAATACCTAGTTCTCGTTCTCATTTTTATGCTAAAACAGGGAATGATCAACTTATGTATTGGGTAAGGGTGTCATTTGAGTGACGCCCTTGTATAATTAACAAGGCAATATTAATGTTCAGTAAGGGTTAATGAGGTGGGAAAGGTTCCCCACGCGCTACACATTGTGTCATTACCAGAGATGCAGGTTGCCGTCTGCCATTAACCTTTACTATGAACGGCAGCCCCTTTCTTTCGAGAGAGGGGCTTTTTCTTGATGGGAGCAATTTTCACCTATAATTTAATCCAAAATGAAACGAAAATCCACGCTGTTCCATCTTTTTTATCATTAAAAATGTAATAAAATAGTTAAAAGCATACATTTTAAACCTTGGTTTATCAAGGTTTTTATTTTATCATAACTATAAATGTACTATTTTATGGTTATATATTATATTTCAATACATAAATGGAGAGGGGAAACCATGGCCAAAAACGAACGGATTATCAATGTGCAGCCGTTACGAACAAAAGAGGAAATCGACGAAATGAAATTGGCCATCAAACGGGGCAACAAAGGGACACCTAAAAGGCCGGAGCTTGCTCAGCGCGATGTATTAATCTTTCTGGTCGGTATTAACACGGGTCTGCGTGTAAATGATATCATTCGGCTCAAAGTCGGTGATGTAAAGGGAAAGAATCAGTTTATTATTTACGAGGGCAAAACAAATAAGCGCCGTGAAGTTAATATTTCAATGCTGCAGAGCGAAATAGCGCGCTATACAGAAGGCAGACATCCAGACGAATACCTGTTCAAAAGTCAAAAGGGCGACGGTCACATTACGACAACGCAAGTCTATCGAATACTGGACGCTGCAGCTGATTTTTTAGATCGGGATGATGTTGGCACGCACACCATGCGGAAAACGTTCGGTTATCACCATTACAAGCAATTTAAAGACGTGGCCATTCTGCAGGAAATCTTCAATCATGCAGCGCCAAGCATTACGAAGCGCTATATCGGTATCCGACAAGATGAGATTGACGATACACTGAACGATTTTAGATTGGGCTAGAGGGCTAAGCGATTGGCAGAGTCACTAAAAAGTATGTGCCACGTGTACCCCATAAAGGGCGCCAAATGTACGCCTTGGCTCAAAAATATGACATCATGGAAAAACCAGGCACTGCCTGGGTCCCCGACTTGTGTGGGGACATTTTCCCCTTATCCTGTTCAACACGAAAATGAATGATCGTTTGACTTTAATGCAACAAATGTTTTAATATAATTATAACAACAATTGTTGTAATATGAGCAAGGGGGGAATTCCATTGAAAACGTACACGGTTGAAACGGCTTTTGACCTTTTAAAAGATTATAAAATAACCACGCATATCGAAAGCGTCCGTAGATGGCTGCGGGAAGGAAAAATCAAAGGGACTCCGCCAAAATCCCGTAAAGAAGGCTGGCTGATTCAAGAAGAGGATCTCCTGCATTTCATACAATCCCGACTGCCGGACGAGATCCCCGTTGCGTCACCTCATACAACAACTGATGTAAAAGGAACGGACCGCGAGGCAATTCGGGCTGAGATGTGGTGGGAATTAGTGCGAAAAAACATCTTTGAAGATTTGCTGGAAGTGAAGAAAACGCAAGTGCGTGATGCGGTCAATCACATGGGGCTTTCAAAAACATTTGAAAGGGATGCATGGGGAATCATTCAGGAACACAAACGTGGGTATGCCAGCCCCAGAATTCCTTATTTACTGGACGCTGCCTTATTTAATGGCCAGCGTATTATGCTGGATACGACCTACGAAAACAAAGACGAACAGGTTGTGTTTGCGGTGCTGGAATATTTGCGTCAAAAGAAAACTAAAGCCATTTAAAATAAATACAACAGTTATTGTATTAATATTGTATTAAATTATTACAATAACTGTTGTATTACAGATGGATATTCTTTTCAATTCCTATGTTTATTCCTGATGCTCTTCGTACAAATAGGTATGTATCACCTGAACAACCTTATTGACAAGGTCGTTAGGTGCTTTTCCTGCAATGCGTGCTTTTCTTTTTTTCCAATCTAAATTTTTGATTTGATCACTAATGATGACACCCTCAACTGCCAAACCTTTCGGAACAGGAATATGAAATCCCCAATTCCTTTCTGTTCGACTGATGGGACAAACGGACGCATACCCTGTGACCTCATTAAACTTCTTTGGTGATAGCACAATGGCGGGGCGATGCCCTGCTTGTTCTGTTCCTGCCTGGGGATTAAAGTCTAAATAAATGACATCCCCTCTATCTGGAACCTGCATATTAAATGTCTTCCCTTCCCACTGGTTGCTCGAAAAATTCCTCGTGTGGATTATTACCTGAACATTGCGATAACAATTCATCTAATGTCGGCTTATCATTGGCAGGTCTAATGATGATCTCGTTTGTGCCTTCTATAACGTTTATTTCTGTCCCATTCGCAATGTCATACTTTTGAGCTAATTTAAAAGGTAAACGGACACCAATGCTATTGCCCCATTTTTGTGCAGTCGTCATGGCATACACTCCTTTGTGAGAATCTAAGTTCATTATAGCACTCCCTTTTCATTTTGTATATATTAGTATACACATAATTCAGGGAAATGATTCATACATCTTAGCTTTTAAATGCTGACAGCGCTATATTTCTTATCAGCGTTTTATCCTTTTTTTCGAATATATGATACAATGAGTTCAACAGTTCATACCGTTGTACTTTTGTATTAATCAAACAGGAAGGGGAAACATATGATGGCAGAAACGACAGAAAGAAGAGGTGCCGCCATGAAACCAGAACATGTACGGTTCAAACGAAAATCACAAGTAACGGTTCCCCGTGAGATTGTGGAAGCCTTAGATCTGCACGAAGGTGATGATCTCCAGGTCCGTCTGGAAAATGGCAAAATCGTGTTTGTGCCGATGGTTTCCATTCCAAAGGATCAAGCATGGTTTTGGTCTGAACAATGGCAAAAGGAAGAGCAGGAAGTTGAGGAACACATTAAAGCCGGCCGTCTAACGGAATCGAAAAGTCTGGACGAGACACTAAACGATCTTGATGACATGTCAAAGGAGTAACGGACCATTGAATTTTCGCAGACAACCGCGCTTTGATAAAAATTTCGCTGCACTTGACGGTCAATCACAAAAGGCGATCAAGAAAGCACTTCGCTTCCTGGCTCATGATTGGCATCACCCTTCCCTCCGAACAAAGAAGATGGAGGGTTGGGATTACATATTTGAAGCAAGTGCCAATATGGATATACGCCTAACCTTTCACTTTGAAAAGCCGGATACCATTGTTTTAAGGAACTGCGGGCACCATGATCGAACGTTAAAAAACCCATAGTTTCGTTAAATTTAACACAACAAACATTGCATTAATTTATTACAATGTTTAGGTGTTCTTTATTGTTTCAGGTATAAAAAGGGTCTATTAATCTATCAAAACCCACTGTGCGTATTTTAATCGGCAGATTTGGATATAAACCTAAGCGAGTGGGTTACAAGCTTTTAGACACTTTAAAAGCTAAAATCGAAAGGAATTTAAGATAAAATGTGTTATTTAAGTCCTGTTTCTTTGCCATTTCACCAATATATACACCAAAGTTATGAGTGCAAACGCAAAAATTAATTGATATCCATATTCAGGAAAAACAGCAAGCGAAGCAGTAAAAAGAATAATAACTATAGCCATTAATATTGTTTCAATTGGTTTATAGTTTTTCATGGTGATTCTCTCCCAAACATAAGTATAATATAAGTTAGATACGGTGATTTTAAGATCACCGTATCATATTGTTTTAGTACCCAGGTGGCATACTTCTAAATTCGTGAGTTGCGCTACCAATATATCCAGTATAATTACTATGCTCATATGCTCGCACAACATTTTTCATATCTCCATAATTTTCAGTATCCCAATATTGTGTTTTTTCTTGCCATATAGTAGGTGTAGCCATAGAAAAAACTGAAGAAGCTAGTGTTGTGACTGCCCCAGTTATTGGGCTCCCCAAGAAAGAAGCAATAAGTCCTGCGATTTCTGTTACCATAGCTTTGTCAACATCCGTAGAAGTTCTGTAAGTACCGAGTTGCTCCCAAGAAGAAGAAATCGTTGCTGAATTTTCATTGTGTGGTTCGACCTTTTCAATTTCAGTGACAACTTCGCCATTCATATATATTTTATTGTCTTTTTGTTCAATGATAGTCTTCTTTCCATTTTGTTTAGCAACATAATATTCTCTATCCCCGTTTTTAACCCATTCTAACGTTCCATTCCCTGATTTACTTTTTGTATTAGCTTTCACTTCAACTTTTTGATAATTATCTGTCCTTTCAAGAGTAGTTAAAGTTACATTTTTACTTGAGTCATTTGTAGACGCAAATGATTGAAGTGGAATCATTGTAAAAACTAAAAGTACAGCTAATCCAATGGATAACAACCTTTTCAATGATAAATCTCCTCTCAATATTAATTTTAAAGGCGCCTTCAACTGCAGTGTACTAAAAATTTACAATATTTTATATATCTAATATGAAATTTGGATCTAACGTCCTAATAGAATACAAAAAATACTAAAAGGTAAGAGAAAGGTACATAATGTCCTTAAAGACGATTTCAAGGGGCATAGAAAGTGTTTTTTATTGTTTCAGGTATTAAGTCTATTAATCTATCAAAAATTCACTGTCCGCTTTCTCTGTGGCTTCCTCAGCTCAAAATCTATTGTGATACAACCCGCAATCGTAATATGTATTTTTGCACTACCTTTTGATTAAGTGAATCTCATTTGCAAACAAGTCGCAGAAGAGGTTTTAATTTTACAAGCCCCTGCAGGTAATTTTTGCGGTAGCAAAAAACTAAAGATCGAGCGAATCAGCGAGTGATTATTTTTTATATGGTTTTGTTTTTGTATGTATTAAGAGTTCATAAAATGCTTTAACTCTTGATAAAAGGTCTCCCGGGTTCCGGCTAAAATAACAACAATTAATTCCCCTGTGTCATTTTCAGCGATCCGATAGGCCAACCGATACTGTGTTCCTTTGTATGGAATATTGTAAGAATAAATACCGGCTAAATCCCCTGTCTTTGGTTCTCCGACATAAGGATTTAGCCGGATATGATGAATCGCTTCGTCAAATTGTTTTTTAAGTGGTTTTTCTTTGAGTTTTTTAAAGTAGCGTTTGGCTGGATTCAAGTACGCAACAGGTAACATGAAGGTCACTCCCTTACATCACCAAATAGGGATTCTGTTTCTTCGTCACCTGTTCCTGTAAACTGTTGAGCAACCTCATCTGCCTCAGTTATTAAAGATTCAACAGCAGGACGAATTTGAGCTTTTCGCTTTTGAAAGCATTTCAAAAGCTGTTCTCCTTCGTATCCCTCTTGAATAAGATCCTTTAAAATTTCCTGGGAGAAATCAGCGTCTGTTGGTGCCGGG
This window harbors:
- a CDS encoding N-acetylmuramoyl-L-alanine amidase; this translates as MGLSERTSMANAHNADLFVSFHHNAGGGEGFESYIYPGFRHTKTGDIQRIIHASIMEFYASYSLRDRGKKEADFSVLRETDMPAILLENLFLDSAVDTWHLKQPSFVRELSTAIAKSILKAVG
- a CDS encoding YvrJ family protein, yielding MMSTDLSAWTSLLENVGFPIFIAAYLLLRFEKKINNLSDTLDELKELIRNHRK
- a CDS encoding sigma-70 family RNA polymerase sigma factor; this encodes MKENDERCHEKCLAFRQNHPEFFQQPIIQSFLQDETHYKLVKRAICSPTQQNMKQVNEAFQTFYKHVKTLTYLSNVIHYNAMNFDKAKKKHRYRETLTLDQPLHEENDGATHKDMLYQSSPDIADMIACETVTDCVEDPQLYQAIETLTPKQKSILTHKYVHGVQNNNIADLFNDSPQNVSKLHRKALQKLENHLKKEQDGHDNS
- a CDS encoding tyrosine-type recombinase/integrase, whose amino-acid sequence is MAKNERIINVQPLRTKEEIDEMKLAIKRGNKGTPKRPELAQRDVLIFLVGINTGLRVNDIIRLKVGDVKGKNQFIIYEGKTNKRREVNISMLQSEIARYTEGRHPDEYLFKSQKGDGHITTTQVYRILDAAADFLDRDDVGTHTMRKTFGYHHYKQFKDVAILQEIFNHAAPSITKRYIGIRQDEIDDTLNDFRLG
- a CDS encoding type II toxin-antitoxin system PemK/MazF family toxin — protein: MQVPDRGDVIYLDFNPQAGTEQAGHRPAIVLSPKKFNEVTGYASVCPISRTERNWGFHIPVPKGLAVEGVIISDQIKNLDWKKRKARIAGKAPNDLVNKVVQVIHTYLYEEHQE
- a CDS encoding AbrB/MazE/SpoVT family DNA-binding domain-containing protein, which gives rise to MTTAQKWGNSIGVRLPFKLAQKYDIANGTEINVIEGTNEIIIRPANDKPTLDELLSQCSGNNPHEEFFEQPVGREDI
- a CDS encoding AbrB/MazE/SpoVT family DNA-binding domain-containing protein, which encodes MMAETTERRGAAMKPEHVRFKRKSQVTVPREIVEALDLHEGDDLQVRLENGKIVFVPMVSIPKDQAWFWSEQWQKEEQEVEEHIKAGRLTESKSLDETLNDLDDMSKE
- a CDS encoding cytotoxin — protein: MNFRRQPRFDKNFAALDGQSQKAIKKALRFLAHDWHHPSLRTKKMEGWDYIFEASANMDIRLTFHFEKPDTIVLRNCGHHDRTLKNP
- a CDS encoding type II toxin-antitoxin system RelE/ParE family toxin; the protein is MLPVAYLNPAKRYFKKLKEKPLKKQFDEAIHHIRLNPYVGEPKTGDLAGIYSYNIPYKGTQYRLAYRIAENDTGELIVVILAGTRETFYQELKHFMNS
- a CDS encoding AbrB/MazE/SpoVT family DNA-binding domain-containing protein, which codes for MVIKADAIRKSEGETMMRPQPSGAKQISVSEKRQITIPKRFYEKLGMTESLICELRGDEIVLRPAPTDADFSQEILKDLIQEGYEGEQLLKCFQKRKAQIRPAVESLITEADEVAQQFTGTGDEETESLFGDVRE